A window from Tenacibaculum singaporense encodes these proteins:
- a CDS encoding VOC family protein, producing MKLNAGIITEKLQETKKFYTQTLGFGVTFENDFYLLLHSPNKSSEISFLLPNHPSQKPIFQSAFNGKGVYLTIEVENVDYYYKQLKEKGIPIEIELRNEPWGDRHFAIIDPNGIGIDIVTYSKPEEK from the coding sequence ATGAAACTAAACGCAGGAATTATAACCGAAAAACTACAAGAAACTAAAAAATTTTATACTCAAACATTAGGTTTTGGAGTTACTTTTGAAAATGATTTTTACCTTCTATTACATTCACCTAATAAATCTTCAGAAATTAGTTTCTTACTTCCTAATCATCCTAGTCAAAAACCTATTTTTCAATCAGCATTTAACGGTAAAGGGGTTTATTTAACTATTGAAGTAGAAAATGTAGACTATTACTACAAACAACTAAAAGAAAAAGGAATACCTATTGAAATTGAGTTAAGAAATGAACCTTGGGGTGATAGGCATTTTGCTATTATTGACCCCAACGGAATAGGAATTGACATTGTTACTTATTCTAAACCCGAAGAAAAATAA
- a CDS encoding ArsR/SmtB family transcription factor, which produces MKLRRDVFQAIADPTRRTIISLVALQAMTPSAIANNFEYSRQTISKHIQILSECDILKQEQKGREIYYHLNPEGMKEIAAFIEPFRKFWDERYNKLESVMKNYKPKK; this is translated from the coding sequence ATGAAGTTAAGAAGAGACGTATTTCAAGCCATAGCTGATCCAACCCGTAGAACTATTATTTCTTTAGTAGCGCTTCAAGCAATGACGCCATCTGCAATAGCTAATAATTTTGAATATTCAAGGCAAACAATTTCTAAACACATACAAATACTATCAGAATGTGATATTCTAAAACAGGAACAAAAGGGTAGAGAGATATACTATCATTTAAATCCTGAAGGAATGAAGGAAATAGCTGCTTTTATTGAACCTTTCAGAAAGTTTTGGGATGAACGTTATAATAAGTTAGAATCTGTAATGAAGAATTATAAACCAAAAAAATAA
- a CDS encoding carboxymuconolactone decarboxylase family protein, with protein MKQRLNIQELEPNAYNAILEIYKYLETTTLSKKSKNLIKIRASQINTCAYCIEMHTSEALKNGEAQNRIFALSAWRKSPLFSEEEKALLAATDEITQISNNGLSEETFQKLKSYFSDNEIAQIIIQIGEINIWNRIAVSTQMFHATAKVS; from the coding sequence ATGAAACAAAGACTAAACATCCAAGAATTAGAGCCTAATGCCTATAATGCAATCTTAGAAATTTACAAATACCTTGAAACAACAACGCTTTCAAAAAAGAGTAAAAACCTTATAAAAATAAGAGCTTCACAAATTAATACATGTGCTTATTGTATAGAAATGCATACTTCGGAGGCTTTAAAAAATGGAGAAGCACAAAACAGAATTTTTGCGTTGAGTGCTTGGAGAAAATCGCCTTTATTTTCTGAAGAGGAAAAAGCTTTATTAGCTGCTACTGATGAAATAACACAAATAAGTAATAATGGGTTATCAGAAGAAACCTTCCAAAAGCTTAAAAGTTACTTTAGCGATAATGAAATAGCTCAAATTATTATACAAATAGGAGAAATTAATATTTGGAATCGTATTGCCGTGTCTACACAAATGTTTCATGCTACGGCTAAGGTTTCGTAA
- a CDS encoding SRPBCC family protein produces the protein MKEQQEFTIVINATPEKVWKILWGDKTYSQWTAIFSEGSYAKTDWKEGSKVLFLTPDGRGMVSRIKKKITNKYMLFEHLGIIEDHIENLESKEAKEWRGAIEEYVLERVGDNTHLTVKMDVVEEYKDFFLDTWPKAMEKIKELVEKKN, from the coding sequence ATGAAGGAACAACAAGAGTTTACAATAGTTATCAATGCTACCCCTGAAAAGGTATGGAAGATTCTTTGGGGTGATAAGACTTATTCTCAATGGACAGCAATTTTCTCCGAAGGATCTTATGCAAAAACAGATTGGAAGGAAGGTAGTAAAGTGTTATTTCTTACGCCTGATGGTAGAGGGATGGTAAGTAGAATCAAAAAAAAGATTACAAATAAATATATGTTATTTGAACATCTAGGAATTATTGAAGATCATATAGAAAACCTTGAAAGTAAGGAAGCAAAAGAATGGCGTGGAGCTATTGAAGAATATGTATTAGAACGAGTTGGTGATAATACACATTTAACAGTAAAAATGGATGTAGTTGAAGAATATAAAGACTTCTTTTTAGATACGTGGCCTAAAGCAATGGAAAAGATAAAAGAATTAGTAGAAAAGAAAAATTAG
- a CDS encoding VOC family protein: MNIWANLGVEDVERTQNFYQALGFKLNGTPTNEIVSFLFGDDEFVIHFFKKEKLKESFEGEIANLNNGNEIMFTLSVNSEEEVSILIDKIIKVGGNIRFDPRKDKKKFYDDNGYCVCVFEDLDGHLFNLFCNLNKR, from the coding sequence ATGAACATATGGGCAAATTTAGGAGTAGAGGATGTAGAACGTACACAAAATTTCTATCAAGCATTAGGTTTTAAACTTAATGGAACTCCTACGAACGAAATAGTAAGTTTTTTATTTGGTGATGATGAGTTTGTAATTCACTTTTTTAAAAAGGAAAAGTTAAAAGAAAGTTTTGAAGGAGAAATAGCAAATCTTAACAACGGTAATGAAATAATGTTTACACTTTCGGTAAATAGCGAAGAAGAGGTTAGTATATTAATAGATAAAATAATTAAAGTAGGAGGAAATATTCGTTTTGACCCTAGAAAAGATAAGAAAAAGTTTTACGACGATAACGGTTATTGTGTTTGTGTGTTTGAAGATTTAGATGGGCACTTATTTAATCTGTTTTGTAATTTAAATAAAAGGTAA
- a CDS encoding SRPBCC domain-containing protein, whose amino-acid sequence MEQKTKVVAETGKQEIVITRIFDLPIEHLFMAYVEPEIIEQWMGTKVIELESKTNGNYQFETTDPVGNKHLLRGVIHEIIPQNKIIRTFEMVSMSFGVQLETLVFEKLTNNSSKLTKKVVYQSVKERDENLKLPFKQGINWAHQRLEEVVNKLLKV is encoded by the coding sequence ATGGAACAGAAAACAAAAGTTGTAGCAGAAACAGGAAAACAAGAAATTGTAATAACACGAATATTTGATTTACCTATAGAACATTTGTTTATGGCGTATGTTGAGCCTGAAATTATTGAGCAATGGATGGGAACAAAAGTTATAGAACTTGAAAGTAAAACAAATGGAAATTATCAGTTTGAAACAACAGATCCAGTAGGAAACAAACATTTGTTAAGAGGAGTAATTCATGAAATTATCCCTCAAAACAAAATTATTAGAACTTTTGAAATGGTAAGCATGTCTTTCGGTGTACAATTAGAAACGTTGGTGTTTGAAAAGCTAACAAATAATAGTAGTAAGTTAACCAAGAAAGTAGTTTATCAATCAGTAAAAGAAAGAGACGAAAACTTAAAACTTCCATTTAAACAAGGTATTAATTGGGCACATCAACGATTAGAAGAAGTTGTAAATAAATTATTAAAAGTATGA
- a CDS encoding DUF6597 domain-containing transcriptional factor, with protein MTSFQSIKNFYKPIQPSVNSKTNNISYIELKPDIRLENYIYCFWQLKTKKTLQNPFSYRVVSDGCIDIFFNKKNVYESFVMGFCRKYVEFPIGNDFDYIGIRFLPSIFPLLFKVNAKELSNKSQELQLFLPQLSKWIQTTISSSNSLETIVKLLNFKFINLTQSQSIQNDSRFF; from the coding sequence TTGACGTCTTTTCAATCCATAAAAAACTTCTATAAACCCATACAACCATCGGTTAATTCTAAAACTAATAACATCTCATATATTGAGTTAAAACCTGATATCAGATTAGAAAACTATATTTATTGTTTTTGGCAATTAAAAACTAAAAAAACACTACAAAATCCTTTCTCTTATCGGGTCGTTTCTGATGGGTGTATTGATATTTTCTTTAACAAAAAGAATGTTTATGAAAGTTTTGTAATGGGTTTTTGCAGAAAATATGTTGAATTTCCTATTGGGAATGATTTTGATTATATAGGAATTCGTTTTCTCCCTTCAATTTTTCCTTTATTATTTAAAGTTAATGCTAAAGAGCTAAGTAATAAATCACAAGAATTACAACTTTTCTTGCCTCAATTATCCAAATGGATACAAACAACTATAAGTTCGAGCAACTCGTTAGAAACCATTGTAAAACTCCTTAACTTCAAGTTTATAAACTTAACTCAAAGTCAATCTATACAAAACGATTCTCGTTTTTTTTAA
- a CDS encoding DinB family protein: protein MKEEVLNEYYITTKELLRLISSLTEKELNKKTKEGGWTVAQVGDHLNKSYALSEVLTGEVKETKRSPNEKLKEVQELFLNLDVKMNSPKEIIPAEEFIDKESLLTELKIKIQWVNDFSKKADLSKLCLDFEIPEYGPFTRLEWIGFNTVHTKRHIYQIKQIIKNLKL, encoded by the coding sequence ATGAAGGAAGAAGTTTTAAATGAATATTATATCACAACCAAGGAGTTATTAAGGTTGATATCATCGTTAACTGAAAAAGAGCTGAATAAAAAAACAAAAGAAGGAGGTTGGACAGTAGCGCAAGTAGGAGATCATCTTAATAAATCGTATGCTTTATCTGAAGTTTTGACAGGAGAAGTAAAAGAAACTAAACGTAGTCCAAATGAAAAGTTAAAAGAAGTACAGGAGCTTTTTTTAAACCTTGATGTAAAGATGAACTCACCTAAAGAAATTATTCCTGCCGAAGAGTTCATTGATAAAGAAAGTTTGTTGACTGAGTTAAAAATTAAAATACAATGGGTGAACGATTTCTCAAAGAAGGCGGATTTATCAAAACTCTGTTTAGATTTTGAAATTCCTGAATATGGACCATTTACACGACTTGAATGGATAGGATTTAATACAGTGCATACAAAGCGTCATATTTATCAAATAAAACAAATTATTAAGAATTTAAAACTATAA
- a CDS encoding tyrosine-type recombinase/integrase, producing the protein MYFYLKEPKSEKETLIIIQFYVKSEKAIFKYSTGEKINPENWDFENRLPKSKKGIGGAKLKKITSNIMRYDTFLERLIDNCKINNIPLTRKFLKTEFDKHFKKKVAAEKKGFEYLTDFIDDFLIKAPNLINRSTKRNYTTDKIKHYKKTNNRLKEFETYRRSKIKINKFDIVVYDALVHYLTDNKKYSVNYTGDLIKNIKKLLKVADVEFGYDVHKDYERSEFSVIKEESVSIALNEKEIDTLFNHDFSNDEKLENCRDMAIIGLWTGLRVSDFLNLPQINTDDKFITVQPKKTKNSSGVKVVIPLHHQIKEVINKRGMPRMITDVKFNEYIKIVCKRVGFTDKVKGSLMVKDEKTDIYRKKVGMYPKYKLVSSHTCRRSFATNLYKMNFPTLSIMKITGHSSEKSFLSYIKVTPTEHAEKLLNHWNEYYSQKRVD; encoded by the coding sequence ATGTATTTCTATTTAAAAGAACCTAAGTCAGAAAAAGAGACACTGATAATTATTCAATTCTATGTAAAGAGCGAAAAGGCTATTTTCAAATATTCAACTGGCGAAAAAATAAATCCTGAGAATTGGGATTTTGAAAACAGACTACCAAAATCTAAAAAAGGAATCGGTGGAGCGAAGTTAAAAAAAATAACTTCCAATATTATGCGCTATGATACCTTTTTGGAACGATTGATTGATAACTGTAAAATCAATAATATACCCCTAACTCGAAAGTTTTTAAAAACAGAGTTTGACAAGCATTTTAAGAAAAAGGTTGCAGCAGAAAAAAAAGGATTTGAATACCTTACTGATTTTATCGATGATTTTCTTATCAAAGCCCCTAACCTTATCAATCGTTCTACAAAACGAAATTATACAACAGACAAGATAAAGCACTATAAAAAAACAAACAATCGATTAAAAGAGTTTGAAACTTACAGGCGTTCAAAAATCAAAATAAACAAGTTTGATATTGTTGTCTATGATGCCTTGGTACACTACCTCACGGATAACAAAAAATACTCGGTCAACTATACAGGAGATTTAATAAAAAACATCAAAAAATTGCTTAAAGTAGCTGATGTAGAATTTGGTTACGATGTTCATAAGGATTATGAACGAAGTGAGTTTTCTGTTATCAAAGAAGAAAGTGTATCAATAGCACTAAATGAAAAAGAAATCGATACACTTTTCAATCACGATTTTTCCAACGATGAAAAATTAGAGAACTGTAGAGATATGGCTATTATTGGTCTTTGGACAGGGTTAAGAGTCTCTGACTTTCTTAACTTACCCCAAATTAATACGGATGATAAATTTATCACTGTACAACCTAAAAAGACCAAAAATTCGTCAGGGGTTAAAGTAGTGATTCCTTTGCACCACCAAATCAAAGAAGTCATTAATAAAAGAGGCATGCCTAGAATGATTACCGATGTAAAATTCAATGAGTATATAAAAATAGTTTGTAAACGAGTTGGATTTACTGATAAAGTAAAAGGTTCACTCATGGTTAAAGATGAAAAGACAGACATCTATCGTAAAAAAGTAGGTATGTACCCTAAATATAAATTGGTAAGCTCACACACTTGTCGTAGGTCTTTTGCAACGAATTTATACAAGATGAACTTTCCTACACTTTCTATTATGAAAATTACTGGACACTCTTCTGAAAAAAGTTTTTTATCATACATTAAAGTTACTCCAACAGAACATGCAGAGAAACTACTCAATCACTGGAATGAATATTATAGTCAAAAAAGAGTTGATTAA
- a CDS encoding YdeI/OmpD-associated family protein, producing MEKVDKYIENIKKWKEETKLLRQICLDCGLEEDFKWMHPCYTFQGKNIVLIHGFKDYCALLFHKGALLKDTDEVLIQQTENVQSARQIRFTKPEEVIDLTLTIKRYIFEAVEVEKAGLKVKTKKTSEFEMVSEFKGVLEENSDVKKAFEALTPGRQRSYLLYFSQAKQSKTRLSRIEKAIPKMIEGKGHNER from the coding sequence ATGGAAAAAGTAGATAAATACATAGAAAATATAAAAAAATGGAAGGAAGAAACTAAGCTGTTACGACAAATTTGTTTGGATTGTGGTCTTGAAGAAGATTTTAAATGGATGCATCCTTGTTATACCTTTCAAGGAAAAAATATTGTATTGATTCATGGTTTTAAAGATTACTGTGCATTACTTTTTCATAAAGGTGCATTATTAAAAGATACAGATGAAGTTTTAATTCAACAAACAGAAAATGTACAATCAGCTCGTCAAATTAGATTTACAAAACCTGAAGAGGTTATAGATTTGACGCTAACAATCAAAAGATATATTTTCGAAGCGGTAGAAGTTGAAAAAGCAGGTTTAAAAGTAAAAACTAAGAAAACTTCAGAATTTGAAATGGTAAGTGAATTTAAAGGAGTGTTGGAAGAAAATTCAGATGTAAAAAAAGCTTTCGAAGCATTAACACCAGGAAGACAAAGAAGTTACTTATTGTATTTTTCTCAAGCTAAACAATCAAAAACACGTTTATCAAGAATAGAAAAGGCGATACCGAAAATGATTGAAGGAAAAGGACATAACGAAAGATAA
- a CDS encoding helix-turn-helix domain-containing protein, translating into MNTGLSTRQLQRVFNYYIGTTPKAFSNVVRFQQVLSEVTSAQSLKNNKLYLDLGFFDQAHFIKHFKTFYGVTPSKALY; encoded by the coding sequence TTGAATACTGGTTTAAGTACTCGTCAATTACAAAGAGTTTTTAATTATTACATTGGCACAACTCCTAAAGCTTTTAGTAATGTTGTTCGGTTTCAACAAGTTTTAAGTGAAGTCACCTCTGCACAAAGTTTAAAAAACAACAAGCTTTATTTAGACTTAGGTTTTTTTGATCAAGCACACTTTATTAAACATTTTAAAACATTTTATGGTGTAACTCCATCTAAAGCTCTTTATTAA
- a CDS encoding GlxA family transcriptional regulator has product MKHISILVPEGDSSLSNLEATYKMFTMANDALLKAGKQPMFATHLVGTHKKARSSNGLFSIIPNTTITDVQKTDLIIIPAIHGDYTQVISKNSAFIPWIKKQYTNGAEIASLCIGAFLLASTGLLNGKDCATHWLAADEFRKMFPDVNLVDDRIITDENGLYTSGGAYSSLNLNLYLVEKFAGREMAVLSSKIFEIDISRNSQSPFIIFKGQKSHSDKDILKIQEHIEQNYQQKITVDELSEKIAVSRRTFERRFKKATANTVMEYVQRVKIEVAKKEFERGNKTVNEIMYEVGYNDPKAFREVFKKVTNMTPSEYANKYRKAVYV; this is encoded by the coding sequence ATGAAACATATTTCTATTCTTGTACCTGAAGGCGACTCTAGTTTGAGTAATTTAGAAGCTACTTATAAAATGTTTACTATGGCTAACGATGCTTTATTAAAAGCTGGTAAACAGCCTATGTTTGCAACGCATCTTGTTGGCACACATAAAAAAGCAAGGTCAAGTAACGGACTATTTAGTATTATTCCTAACACAACAATTACTGATGTGCAAAAAACGGACTTGATTATTATTCCTGCTATTCATGGAGATTATACTCAAGTAATTTCAAAGAATAGTGCTTTTATTCCTTGGATAAAGAAGCAGTACACTAATGGCGCTGAAATAGCTAGCCTTTGTATAGGTGCTTTTTTATTAGCTAGTACAGGACTACTTAACGGCAAGGATTGTGCTACGCATTGGTTGGCTGCTGATGAATTTAGAAAAATGTTTCCTGATGTGAATCTTGTTGATGATAGGATTATTACTGATGAAAATGGGTTATACACAAGTGGTGGCGCCTATTCTTCTTTAAATTTAAACCTTTATTTGGTAGAAAAGTTTGCTGGTCGTGAAATGGCTGTACTTTCTTCTAAAATTTTTGAAATAGATATTAGTCGTAATAGTCAATCTCCTTTCATTATCTTTAAAGGACAAAAATCTCATAGTGATAAGGATATTTTAAAAATTCAAGAACATATTGAACAAAATTATCAACAAAAAATAACTGTTGATGAGCTTTCTGAAAAAATAGCTGTAAGTCGTAGAACTTTTGAAAGACGTTTTAAAAAAGCAACTGCCAATACTGTAATGGAGTATGTACAACGTGTTAAAATAGAAGTTGCTAAAAAAGAATTTGAAAGAGGAAATAAAACAGTTAACGAAATAATGTATGAAGTTGGTTATAATGACCCTAAGGCGTTTAGAGAAGTTTTTAAAAAGGTCACCAATATGACTCCTTCTGAATATGCTAACAAATATCGTAAGGCCGTTTATGTTTAA
- a CDS encoding DoxX family protein, producing MKVKTTPYWILTIFLSIGMLAGGIQQMLQIGGYNDIIKALGYPLYVLSILGVWKILGVIVILAPKLTLLKEWAYAGFFFAMSGAAISHTIVEQNFTEVLPSLILLVITILSWYLRPDSRKIKRIIK from the coding sequence ATGAAAGTAAAAACTACCCCATATTGGATACTGACAATATTTCTCTCGATAGGTATGCTTGCAGGAGGTATTCAGCAGATGTTACAAATTGGTGGGTACAATGATATCATTAAAGCATTAGGATATCCGTTATATGTACTAAGTATTTTAGGAGTATGGAAAATACTAGGAGTAATTGTTATTCTAGCTCCAAAATTAACCTTATTAAAAGAATGGGCATATGCAGGCTTTTTCTTTGCTATGTCGGGAGCAGCAATATCTCATACTATAGTAGAGCAAAATTTTACTGAAGTACTACCGTCTTTGATATTATTGGTAATTACAATTTTGTCTTGGTATTTAAGACCAGATAGTAGAAAAATAAAAAGAATTATAAAGTAA
- a CDS encoding VOC family protein → MKVNPYLNFDGDAERAFNFYKSVFGGEFIANMKMSDAPDVEKLPENERKRTMHISLPLSKDTILMASDTVPSMGHKLNKGNNNYISIHPESREEADRLFNGLSVGGKIEMPMEDQFWGDYYGSFVDKFGVHWMINYNE, encoded by the coding sequence ATGAAAGTAAATCCTTATTTAAATTTTGACGGAGATGCAGAACGAGCATTCAATTTTTACAAATCTGTATTTGGTGGTGAATTTATCGCAAATATGAAAATGAGTGACGCTCCAGATGTAGAAAAGTTGCCAGAAAATGAGAGAAAACGTACAATGCATATTTCGTTACCATTATCAAAAGATACTATTTTAATGGCGTCAGATACCGTGCCATCAATGGGGCATAAGCTTAACAAAGGAAATAATAATTACATTTCAATTCACCCTGAAAGTCGTGAAGAAGCAGATCGTTTGTTTAACGGCTTATCTGTGGGTGGAAAAATTGAAATGCCTATGGAAGATCAGTTTTGGGGAGATTATTATGGAAGTTTTGTAGATAAGTTTGGTGTCCATTGGATGATTAATTATAACGAGTAG